From Brassica oleracea var. oleracea cultivar TO1000 chromosome C3, BOL, whole genome shotgun sequence, a single genomic window includes:
- the LOC106330375 gene encoding uncharacterized protein LOC106330375 — protein MDYTPLKRYGSLWERNTIECQQRESWIYNAVQGMSKGKKSMTEYLGDVKGVCDQLDSIDCALSEQEMIYGALAGLGKEYESICIVIEHSMNSFNEMSFEDVVFKLITFDDKVKVLNNQPEPSPHLAFHAGRGYSSLGRGGNSNRGGYRGCGNYSTHGRGFSQQFTGSSGTRPTCQIYGRYGHSVACCYNRFDQDYDSPDTIHNALTTMRLSDQERQSGAEWYPDSAASAHITNDPNQLTSSAPYLGNDQVIVGNGDFLPITHVGSVALQTTHVTLPLEDVLFLGREDGFGEKGKPAFGGEGALPPNATLEIELELISWKTVSEVTDGNKVIKKILKQGEGCERPNDGAELLSWSSVKDICKDGGVFKKIVAAGEKWEMPKDLDEVLVKYEAKLEDGTVVGKSDGVEFTVKDGYFCPALAKAVKTMKKAEKILLTVKPQYGFGEKGKPASGGETAVPPNATLEIELELLSWKTVPEVNDDNKVIKDLDEVLGDYQEREVYLAVYSVFQKYGTSSEPRVKQILVDLRSELGISEDVSSKLENEKKPKNEDTDPNPLYDLMSALVEEKTSETSEERERKKRSEQVYKVLMAAVKRCTKKDAEQAYFNTLNVMSSKCTPLTKKSEDILINLSKEWKIEKDTHNKFLVRIKRAKSFCPLSKSSQAQAKKNACSICKRQDFFSRRDLAKHERTCREIEKKQMCQDVFDRVVRKPRTPRVVVARPGKEKESKDVPSCQVSPTDDCCIVERNHDPVQDNIWLQGDPGFPFQET, from the exons ATGGACTACACTCCGCTCAAGAGGTATGGTTCACTCTGGGAAAGAAATACAATCGAGTGTCAGCAACGAGAAAGCTGGATCTACAACGCAGTTCAAGGTATGTCGAAAGGAAAGAAGTCTATGACTGAGTATCTAGGTGATGTGAAAGGCGTTTGTGATCAGTTAGACTCAATAGACTGTGCTTTGTCTGAACAAGAAATGATATATGGTGCGTTAGCTGGTCTTGGAAAGGAGTATGAATCTATATGTATTGTGATTGAGCATTCCATGAATTCTTTTAATGAGATGAGTTTTGAGGATGTTGTGTTCAAGCTCATAACTTTTGATGACAAGGTGAAGGTTCTCAACAATCAGCCAGAACCAAGCCCTCACCTTGCCTTTCATGCTGGCCGTGGTTATTCTTCACTTGGTCGTGGAGGTAATAGCAACAGGGGAGGCTACAGAGGATGTGGCAACTACTCCACTCATGGTCGAGGCTTCAGTCAACAGTTCACTGGATCTTCTGGAACAAGACCAACCTGTCAGATATATGGTCGTTATGGTCACTCCGTCGCTTGCTGTTACAATCGGTTTGATCAGGACTATGACAGTCCAGATACAATTCACAATGCTCTTACAACAATGCGGCTGTCTGATCAAGAACGACAGTCAGGTGCTGAGTGGTATCCAGATTCAGCTGCATCAGCTCACATCACCAACGATCCAAATCAGCTCACCTCCTCTGCTCCCTACCTTGGTAATGATCAAGTTATCGTCGGTAATGGAGACTTCCTCCCTATCACTCATGTTGGGTCCGTAGCTTTGCAAACAACGCACGTTACTTTACCTCTTGAGGATGTCTTG TTTTTAGGCAGAGAAG ATGGTTTCGGGGAGAAGGGTAAGCCAGCCTTTGGGGGTGAAGGAGCACTTCCTCCAAATGCGACGCTTGAGATCGAGCTGGAGTTAATTTCCTGGAAGACAGTTTCTGAGGTGACTGATGGTAACAAGGTCATCAAGAAAATCTTGAAACAAGGGGAAGGTTGTGAGCGTCCCAACGACGGGGCGGAGTTGCTTTCTTGGTCTAGTGTCAAGGACATATGCAAAGATGGTGGTGTGTTTAAGAAGATTGTTGCTGCGGGGGAGAAGTGGGAAATGCCAAAGGATCTCGATGAAGTTCTCG TTAAGTATGAGGCTAAGCTCGAGGATGGTACGGTTGTTGGGAAATCTGATGGTGTTGAGTTCACTGTTAAAGACG GTTACTTCTGTCCTGCACTTGCTAAGGCTGTGAAAACCATGAAGAAGGCAGAGAAGATTCTTCTGACTGTTAAACCACAAT ATGGGTTTGGGGAGAAGGGCAAGCCAGCTTCTGGTGGTGAAACTGCGGTTCCTCCAAACGCGACCCTTGAGATCGAACTGGAGTTACTTTCCTGGAAGACAGTTCCTGAAGTGAATGATGATAACAAGGTCATCAAGGATCTCGATGAAGTTCTCG GTGATTATCAAGAAAGAGAGGTATATTTGGCCGTATACAGTGTCTTTCAAAAATATGGTACGTCATCAGAGCCACGAGTTAAGCAGATCCTCGTAGATCTCAGATCTGAACTTGGCATCTCTGAAGATGTATCCTCCAAACTTGAGAATGAGAAGAAGCCCAAGAACGAGGATACAGATCCAAACCCACTTTATGATTTAATGTCTGCGTTAGTGGAAGAGAAGACTTCAGAAACTTCTGAAGAACGAGAAAGAAAGAAAAG GAGTGAGCAGGTTTACAAGGTACTGATGGCTGCTGTTAAAAGG TGTACGAAGAAGGATGCAGAACAGGCTTACTTCAACACTCTCAATGTTATGAGTTCAAAATGTACTCCTCTCACCAAA AAGAGTGAAGATATACTGATCAACCTGTCCAAGGAATGGAAAATCGAAAAGGACACTCACAACAAATTTCTTGTTCGAATCAAAAGGGCTAAAAGTTTCTGTCCCCTAAG CAAATCCTCACAAGCACAAGCAAAGAAAAATGCATGCTCCATTTGCAAAAGGCAGGATTTTTTCAGTCGGAGAGACTTAGCGAAGCATGAGAGGACATGTCGTGAGATAGAAAAGAAGCAAATGTGTCAGGACGTCTTCGATCGTGTTGTGAGGAAACCAAGAACGCCCAGAGTTGTGGTTGCAAGACCTGGAAAAGAAAAGGAATCCAAAGATGTCCCAAGCTGCCAAGTTTCTCCGACTGATGATTGCTGTATCGTCGAACGCAACCAT GATCCTGTACAAGACAACATCTGGCTACAAGGTGATCCTGGTTTCCCATTCCAAGAGACCTGA
- the LOC106333781 gene encoding putative F-box protein At3g25460 yields the protein MSEVTLSVKISRCGDKESKAVLGYGQVSQECGAIDECCWVERRTIQIQDNIWLEGDPGFPILEQCFPKLRTLENTVDKKYGLCYTKKRTRNRMMMSDLPDDLLEAILCRIEATSLKRLQSTCKRWNHLINNRRFTIKHLEKAAKQSLSLMLNANGVYSVSINLPRSSPVEVTEKIDLIYPHSSLDERMISEYCHTDGLLLCVCVNDVFGFSNMSNEDARFVVWNPCTGETKSIQPRYPSTLSHTYSLGSYKNKKSNDISYKILSHTGCGKNQEFDIYDVSSNSWRTLDVTLDCKFEFFSNVSLKGKTYWFASDEKEKQLGIFLVSFDYTTETFGRLSLPYQHPSYQTMSLSVVGEENLSVLLQHKISSKTEIWVTNKIGETKVVSWIKVLAVDLKPGLDTYHCISFLVDVEKKVLVYSAFVVGKNEHVEYIVGEDNEVREVALGIEYIPFFLNYVPSLTQIELHANLCI from the exons ATGTCAGAAGTAACATTAAGCGTTAAAATTTCACGATGTGGGGATAAAGAATCCAAAGCTGTCCTAGGCTATGGGCAAGTTTCTCAGGAGTGCGGTGCGATTGATGAGTGCTGTTGGGTTGAACGCAGAACT ATTCAGATACAAGATAACATATGGCTTGAAGGAGATCCTGGCTTCCCAATACTAGAACAATGCTTCCCAAAACTAAGGACACTGGAGAATACGGTTGACAAAAAATACGGATTGTGTTACACCAAGAAGAGGACACGCAACAGAATGATGATGTCTGATCTACCAGATGATTTGTTAGAGGCGATACTATGTCGCATTGAGGCTACATCTCTGAAACGGTTACAATCTACTTGCAAACGATGGAACCATTTAATCAACAATAGGAGATTCACAATAAAACACTTGGAAAAAGCTGCAAAGCAGTCTCTGAGTCTCATGTTGAATGCGAATGGGGTGTACTCGGTGAGCATCAACCTCCCTAGATCTTCACCTGTAGAGGTCACAGAAAAAATTGACCTGATCTATCCTCATTCAAGTTTAGATGAACGCATGATCTCTGAATACTGTCACACTGACGGCTTATTGTTATGCGTCTGCGTTAACGATGTGTTTGGTTTCTCTAACATGTCTAATGAAGATGCTAGGTTTGTGGTATGGAACCCGTGTACTGGTGAAACCAAGAGCATCCAACCCAGATATCCTTCCACGCTAAGCCACACCTATTCTCTTGGATCCTACAAAAACAAAAAATCCAACGATATTAGCTACAAAATATTGAGCCACACGGGTTGTGGCAAAAACCAAGAATTCGATATCTACGATGTTAGCTCTAATTCATGGAGGACTCTCGATGTCACTTTGGACTGCAAGTTTGAGTTCTTTAGTAACGTGTCTTTGAAGGGAAAGACTTATTGGTTTGCATCAGATGAAAAAGAGAAACAGCTCGGCATATTCTTAGTCAGTTTTGACTATACAACTGAAACATTTGGACGTCTTAGTCTTCCCTATCAGCATCCTAGCTATCAAACAATGTCTCTATCTGTTGTTGGAGAAGAGAATCTTTCCGTGTTATTACAACACAAAATTTCATCGAAGACAGAGATTTGGGTGACAAATAAGATTGGTGAGACTAAAGTGGTGTCGTGGATCAAGGTCTTAGCAGTCGATTTAAAGCCTGGGCTTGATACTTATCATTGCATAAGTTTCTTGGTGGATGTCGAGAAGAAAGTCCTAGTGTATAGTGCATTCGTGGTAGGAAAAAACGAACACGTGGAATACATCGTCGGGGAGGACAATGAAGTTAGGGAAGTGGCCCTTGGAATCGAGTATATTCCATTTTTTCTGAATTACGTTCCAAGTTTGACACAAATCGAGCTACACGCAAACCTTTGTATTTAG
- the LOC106336468 gene encoding putative rRNA methyltransferase YqxC — translation MGSHVLKSPITLRSYSNSLVGFFSNSRNPLLSARWVKAGEASSVRCLASAIRGKNKKQRLDEACLERYQEYSRTLIQSWILQGKVLVDGKRASKAGMPVGNDVSIKITAEVPKYVCRGGLKLEAAIEKLDVDVSEKVVLDSGLSTGGFTDCLLRYGAAHVYGVDVGYGQVADKIRNDKRVTVMERTNVRYLPGLPQKVDVVTLDLSFISILKVMPAVMNVMNEDATLVTLVKPQFEARRSQVGKGGIVRDPEVHQEVLERIINGVENFGFTNKGFIESPIKGADGNIEFLVRFDRGTVKKNEEEE, via the exons ATGGGTTCTCATGTTCTTAAGTCTCCCATCACCTTGCGCTCTTACAGCAACTCCCTCGTCGGCTTCTTCTCCAACTCTCGCAATCCTCTTCTCTCTG CGAGATGGGTTAAAGCAGGAGAAGCCAGTTCTGTCAGATGTCTTGCTTCTGCTATACGTGGAAAGAA CAAGAAACAGAGACTGGATGAGGCATGTCTCGAAAGGTATCAGGAATACAGTCGCACACTAATACAATCATGGATTCTACAAG GCAAAGTTCTTGTGGATGGGAAAAGAGCCAGTAAAGCTGGGATGCCTGTAGGAAATGATGTATCCATAAAGATTACAGCTGAGGTTCCCAAATACGTATGTAG AGGTGGGCTGAAGCTGGAAGCTGCAATAGAGAAGCTAGATGTTGACGTTTCTGAGAAAGTGGTTCTTGATTCTGGACTTTCTACTGGAGGGTTTACAGATTGTTTGCTTCGTTATGGTGCCGCTCATGTGTATGGTGTTGATGTTGGTTATGGTCAG GTTGCGGATAAAATCCGCAATGATAAGCGCGTGACTGTTATGGAAAGGACAAATGTGAGATACCTCCCAGGACTCCCACAGAAAGTCGACGTAGTGACACTTGATCTCTCCTTCATTTCCATTCTCAAG GTGATGCCAGCTGTTATGAATGTGATGAATGAAGATGCAACTTTAGTTACCCTTGTTAAACCTCAATTTGAAGCTCGACGATCACAG GTTGGGAAGGGTGGGATAGTGAGAGACCCTGAAGTACATCAGGAG GTTCTTGAGAGGATAATAAATGGTGTTGAGAACTTTGGATTCACCAACAAAGGGTTTATCGAATCTCCCATCAAGGGCGCCGATGGAAACATAGAGTTCTTGGTTCGCTTCGACCGAGGGACAGTTAAAAAAAACGAAGAAGAAGAGTAG
- the LOC106336469 gene encoding rhodanese-like domain-containing protein 4A, chloroplastic, which translates to MMSSLPTILASSPPRNLSKPSTPQTPNSDQSRTAPLNNISHSLHLLSKTNLSLTLSHTILCSPVLASTQPFTSISDQSTGKIDLESILITIDNFFNKYPFFVAGCTFIYLVVYPAAIFYLRKYKPITAINAFRKLKSQPDSQLLDIRDDKTLASLASPSLKFLGKSSVQVPYSEEDESGFVKRVKEGFSDPENTVVCVLDNFDGNSMKVAELLVENGFKEAYYIKGGARGKNGWLAIQEELLPPPVHMYTAKNAKSSSNNEASIVGTEN; encoded by the exons ATGATGTCGTCTCTTCCGACAATTCTCGCATCTTCTCCTCCGCGAAACCTATCCAAACCCTCCACTCCTCAAACTCCAAATTCCGACCAAAGTCGCACAGCTCCACTCAACAACATATCTCATTCGCTACACCTTCTGTCCAAAACCAATCTCTCTCTCACCCTTTCTCACACCATCCTCTGTTCCCCTGTCCTCGCATCAACACAACCCTTCACCTCAATCTCCGACCAATCCACCGGAAAAATCGATCTGGAGTCGATTCTGATCACGATCGACAACTTTTTCAACAAGTACCCGTTTTTCGTGGCGGGATGCACATTCATCTACCTCGTCGTCTACCCGGCGGCGATCTTCTACCTGAGGAAGTATAAACCGATAACCGCCATCAACGCGTTTCGTAAGCTCAAGAGCCAGCCTGATTCGCAGCTTCTTGATATCAGAGACGACAAGACGTTGGCCTCGTTGGCGTCGCCGAGTCTCAAGTTTCTGGGTAAGAGCTCGGTTCAGGTTCCGTATAGTGAGGAAGATGAGTCGGGGTTCGTGAAGAGAGTTAAAGAAGGATTCTCTGATCCGGAGAACACAGTTGTTTGTGTACTTGACAA TTTTGATGGTAACTCCATGAAAGTGGCTGAATTGCTGGTTGAGAATGGATTTAAAGAGGCTTATTACATCAAAGGCGGCGCGAGAGGGAAGAATGGTTGGTTG GCCATCCAAGAAGAGCTTTTGCCTCCACCTGTGCATATGTATACTGCCAAAAATGCAAAATCTTCAAGTAACAATGAAGCGTCCATTGTTGGAACCGAAAACTGA
- the LOC106334909 gene encoding formin-like protein 1 translates to MLFLLFFYFLFSSSALADRRVLHEPFFPVDSPPPSPPQSPPLPKLPFSSTTPPDATSPPFFPTYPSPPPPPSPASFASFPANISSLIVPHATKSPPSSKKLLIAAISAVTSAAVVAALIALLYWRRRRGRSSQESNAPDDSKTWTTDSSRRVHPPPPPTTAAPSARRNAEGRVSKQTTRSSANTSSEFLYLGTMVNPRGVEDHQSVSNNGSSSRKLESPDLQPLPPLMKRSFRLNPEVGSIGEEDEEEFYSPRGSASGRETLTRVGSESRRVFSSVPNQNARSVNNDTISCSSSSSGSPGRSTFISISPSMSPKRSEPKETVISVPEPPKTSPGSSESSPAKITDFRLVRSPSLSLASLSPRLCPVKNAEGGLGQISRSPTVTSLTTSPERENKEKNSLHNLDDSPRSSSRSSASTSPERRPNDTPEAYLRSPVHSSASTSPYRCFQKSPEVLPAFMSNLRQGLQSQLLSSPGQGFLNELDALRTEKASHKSPPEKASHDPQSASSSSLSSSPDRDFSHSLDVSPRISNISSQILQPPVSARVPPPPPPPPFPTWARRNQATPKASRPPPLTPPSNPFVIPSENLPKTSPEETLKETFSANEPAEETPKPKLKALHWDKVRASSDREMVWDQLRSSSFKLDEEMIETLFVAKSLDSKPNQSQTTPRCALPSPNQENRVLDPKKAQNIAILLRALNVTIEEVCEALLEGNAETLGTELLESLLKMAPTKEEERRLKEYKDDSPVKLGHAEKFLKAMLDIPFAFKRVDAMLYVANFDSEVEYLKNSFQTLEAACEELRNSRMFLKLLEAVLKTGNRMNVGTNRGDAHAFKLDTLLKLVDVKGADGKTTLLHFVVQEIIRAEGTRLSGDNNTQTDDIKCRKLGLQVVSSLSSELGNVKKAAAMDSEVLSSYVSKLSQGIAKINEAVQIQSTVREESGSSSSERFLESMNTFLKRAEEDIIRVQAQESVALSLVKEITEYFHGNSAKEEAHPFRIFLVVRDFLGVVDRVCKEVGMINERTMVSSAHKFPVPVNPMLPQPLPGLFGRKQSSSSSSSDDENNSSH, encoded by the exons ATGCTCTTCTTATTGTTCTTCTACTTCCTCTTCTCCTCCTCCGCCCTCGCCGACCGACGAGTCCTCCACGAGCCCTTCTTCCCAGTAGATTCTCCACCACCGTCACCTCCTCAATCCCCGCCCCTACCTAAGCTCCCATTCTCTTCCACCACTCCTCCAGACGCCACTTCACCTCCTTTCTTCCCTACATACCCTTCGCCTCCTCCGCCTCCCTCTCCAGCATCCTTCGCATCCTTCCCCGCCAACATCTCCTCTCTCATCGTCCCTCACGCCACTAAATCGCCGCCTAGCTCCAAAAAGCTTCTCATCGCCGCAATCTCCGCCGTGACCTCCGCCGCTGTAGTCGCCGCCCTAATCGCCTTGCTCTATTGGCGACGAAGGAGAGGAAGAAGTAGCCAGGAGAGTAACGCACCCGATGATAGCAAGACGTGGACAACCGACAGCAGCCGCAGAGTCCATCCACCTCCTCCTCCGACGACAGCAGCGCCTTCAGCACGGCGCAATGCTGAGGGTAGAGTTAGTAAGCAAACGACGAGGAGCTCAGCCAACACCAGCTCAGAGTTTCTTTACTTGGGAACGATGGTGAATCCGAGAGGAGTCGAGGATCATCAATCCGTGAGCAATAACGGTTCGAGCTCGAGGAAGCTCGAATCTCCAGATCTGCAGCCTCTTCCTCCGTTAATGAAACGAAGCTTCCGGCTAAATCCGGAGGTTGGATCGATAGGAGAGGAGGATGAAGAAGAGTTTTACTCCCCCAGAGGCTCAGCGAGCGGGCGGGAGACGCTAACCCGGGTCGGATCCGAGTCACGGAGAGTTTTCTCATCGGTTCCGAATCAAAACGCTAGATCTGTGAATAACGACACTATCTCCTGCTCATCGTCAAGCTCAGGCTCACCGGGGAGATCGACCTTCATCAGCATTTCTCCGTCGATGAGTCCGAAGAGATCCGAGCCTAAAGAAACTGTAATCTCCGTACCAGAGCCACCGAAGACTTCTCCGGGAAGCTCTGAATCATCTCCGGCGAAGATAACAGACTTTCGATTGGTGAGGTCTCCATCCCTCTCCCTAGCTTCCTTATCGCCGAGACTCTGCCCGGTGAAAAACGCTGAAGGAGGATTAGGTCAAATCTCGAGATCTCCGACGGTTACATCTCTAACGACTTCACCAGAGAGAGAGAACAAAGAAAAAAACTCTCTCCACAATCTCGACGACTCTCCTCGAAGCTCTTCACGATCATCCGCTTCAACGTCCCCGGAGAGACGACCTAACGACACTCCAGAAGCTTACTTGCGATCGCCCGTGCATTCTTCTGCTTCCACGTCACCGTACCGATGCTTCCAGAAGTCTCCCGAGGTGTTACCTGCGTTCATGAGCAACCTCCGTCAAGGATTGCAGTCTCAGCTACTCTCTTCTCCGGGACAAGGCTTCCTTAACGAGTTGGATGCATTGCGTACGGAGAAAGCTTCTCACAAGTCGCCGCCGGAGAAAGCTTCTCACGATCCACAGTCTGCCTCGTCGTCGTCTCTTTCGTCTTCTCCGGATAGAGACTTTAGCCATAGCTTAGATGTATCTCCACGAATCTCCAACATTTCATCTCAGATTCTACAGCCTCCGGTGTCTGCACGAGTGCCGCCTCCGCCACCTCCTCCACCGTTTCCGACATGGGCACGACGGAATCAAGCGACTCCTAAGGCGTCCCGACCACCTCCTCTCACGCCGCCTTCGAATCCTTTTGTGATCCCATCCGAAAACCTTCCAAAGACTTCACCAGAAGAGACTCTAAAAGAGACGTTCAGTGCCAATGAGCCTGCAGAGGAAACTCCTAAACCGAAGCTTAAGGCTTTGCACTGGGATAAAGTCAGAGCAAGTTCCGACCGTGAGATGGTCTGGGATCAGCTTCGTTCAAGCTCCTTCAA ATTAGATGAAGAGATGATTGAAACGTTGTTTGTGGCAAAGTCGTTAGACTCCAAACCAAATCAGAGCCAGACAACTCCAAGATGCGCTCTCCCAAGCCCGAATCAAGAGAACAGAGTCTTGGACCCTAAGAAGGCTCAGAATATTGCAATCCTGCTTCGTGCACTTAATGTCACTATTGAAGAAGTCTGTGAAGCTCTTCTTGAAG GCAATGCCGAAACACTTGGGACTGAACTTCTAGAGAGCTTACTCAAGATGGCCCCAACGAAAGAGGAAGAGCGCAGGTTAAAAGAGTACAAGGATGATTCGCCTGTAAAGCTTGGACATGCTGAGAAGTTCCTCAAGGCAATGCTAGACATCCCTTTTGCCTTTAAAAGAGTTGACGCAATGCTCTATGTAGCTAACTTTGACTCCGAGGTTGAATACCTGAAGAACTCTTTCCAGACTCTTGAG GCTGCTTGTGAGGAACTGAGGAACAGCAGAATGTTCTTAAAGCTTCTAGAAGCGGTTCTAAAGACAGGAAACCGCATGAACGTTGGGACGAACCGAGGCGACGCACATGCGTTCAAGCTCGACACGCTCCTCAAGCTGGTCGATGTCAAAGGCGCTGATGGGAAAACAACTCTCTTGCATTTCGTTGTTCAAGAGATCATCCGAGCAGAAGGCACACGTCTCTCAGGTGACAACAATACACAAACGGATGACATCAAATGCAGGAAACTCGGCCTCCAAGTTGTATCAAGTCTATCTTCAGAGCTTGGCAACGTCAAGAAAGCTGCGGCAATGGACTCGGAAGTACTCAGCAGCTACGTCTCCAAGCTTTCCCAAGGCATTGCCAAGATCAACGAAGCAGTCCAAATCCAATCAACGGTCAGAGAAGAAAGCGGCAGCAGCAGTAGCGAGAGGTTTTTGGAATCGATGAACACGTTTCTGAAAAGAGCTGAAGAAGACATCATCAGAGTACAAGCTCAAGAGAGCGTAGCGTTGTCTCTCGTGAAAGAGATCACAGAGTATTTCCATGGGAACTCGGCTAAAGAAGAAGCACATCCGTTTAGGATATTCTTGGTGGTTCGAGACTTCCTCGGAGTAGTGGACAGAGTCTGCAAAGAAGTAGGGATGATAAACGAAAGAACAATGGTTAGTTCTGCTCACAAGTTTCCAGTTCCTGTGAACCCAATGCTGCCACAGCCTCTGCCTGGACTATTCGGACGAAAGCAGTCTTCTTCTTCTTCATCTTCAGACGATGAAAATAACTCATCTCATTAG